CGTGCACCACCGTGACGGCAAGCACGGCGCCGGCGGACATGCCCAGCAGGTCGGGCGAAGCCAGCGGATTTCGCAGCATGGCCTGCAATGCCACGCCCGCCGCGCCCAGGGAGACTCCAACGATGATGGCCGCGATGGCGCGATCGAGGCGGATGCCCCACACCACCGAACTTCCCGGCAGGGCCAGCCCCCCACCGGGCTCGATCAAGAGCCGAACACCCAGTGTCAGGGCAAGCAGAAGGGCGAGCAGGATGAGGGCGACCCGAACGGGCATGGGCCAGCGTATGGCGCTACCATGGCGGCCCCGGCCCTTGGGGCCGGCCTGAGACGACTTCCTACACGGAGCCGGGCACGCATGAGCACCCTCACCTGCAAGCTGATCACCCCCGATGGCGTGCTGTCGGACGGACCGGTGCAGTACGCCTCCATCCCCGCCCACGACGGCCAGTTCGGCGTGATGCCCGGCCGCGCCCCGGTGGTGGCCAAGCTGGGCCTGGGCCTGCTGACGCTCAAGACCAGCGAGCGGCAGGAGCAGGTCTACCTGGTCGAGGACGGCTTCGTGCAGGTCTCCAACAACA
This portion of the Phycisphaerales bacterium genome encodes:
- the atpC gene encoding ATP synthase F1 subunit epsilon; this encodes MSTLTCKLITPDGVLSDGPVQYASIPAHDGQFGVMPGRAPVVAKLGLGLLTLKTSERQEQVYLVEDGFVQVSNNTIRVLASSAKAPADLSEQDAKAELAEAEARRVPKDHPDPVAEQERISRQMERAKLQLRLIRERDRR